One window of the Magnolia sinica isolate HGM2019 chromosome 19, MsV1, whole genome shotgun sequence genome contains the following:
- the LOC131235677 gene encoding beta-galactosidase 13-like encodes MSLPAPRTDSAIVAGSKAKTKPAEGPLMDRWAVEDNVLLLKVLPDYIATAVGHASVLAVNLISAKDLAFSVVRFFSKNDTLINYYMYHGGTNFGRTTFSFVTTHYYDEAPLNEYGFQKEPKWGHLRDLHSALRLCRKALLWGLPTIHTMGKDLEALVYEKPGTSVCAAFLTNNDTRVAATATFRGVEFYLPSRSISILPDCKTIVFNTQRVTSHHNARGYHPVKESDSGNNIL; translated from the exons atgtccctcccaGCACCAAGAACTGATTCGGCTATAGTTGCTGGTAGTAAAGCAAAAACAAAGCCAGCTGAAGGACCATTGATGGATAGATGGGCTGTCGAAGATAATGTGTTATTGCTAAAGGTGCTACCTGACTACATTGCCACTGCTGTTGGACACGCTTCAGTGCTCGCTGTAAACTTAAT ATCAGCTAAAGATCTTGCATTCTCAGTTGTTCGCTTCTTCTCCAAGAATGACACGCTCATAAACTactacatgtatcatggtggaacGAACTTTGGCAGAACAACTTTCTCATTTGTAACAACTCACTATTACGATGAAGCTCCTCTCAATGAATATGGTTTTCAGAAGGAACCCAAGTGGGGTCACCTCAGGGACTTGCACTCTGCTCTGAGACTTTGTAGGAAGGCTTTGCTTTGGGGGCTTCCCACCATTCACACAATGGGGAAGGATCTAGAGGCCCTTGTTTATGAGAAGCCAGGAACTAGTGTGTGTGCTGCCTTCCTCACCAACAATGATACTAGAGTAGCTGCAACTGCAACTTTCAGAGGTGTTGAATTTTATCTACCCTCTCGTTCGATCAGTATTCTCCCTGATTGCAAGACTATAGTCTTCAACACTCAAAGG GTAACTTCACATCACAATGCAAGGGGCTATCATCCAGTGAAGGAATCTGATTCAGGCAACAACATTCTATAG